The Aeromicrobium yanjiei genome includes a region encoding these proteins:
- a CDS encoding DedA family protein, producing MIAPLLGFAFAFAESGLGLGAVIPGEVAITSLAAKTDGPLALAVLGAAVALGATAADHLGLFIGRAGGPRLRESRLIARVGVERWDRAGRLMQRHGFWAVLASRLLPLVRTVMPVVAGAAHLRYRWFLLASVLGAIAWSSLWVGAGAGIAATGVLDDPWLVGGLVAVIVAGLVIRALVRRRRARTAPEPTGSAPISATEPGEIL from the coding sequence ATGATTGCCCCCCTGCTGGGCTTCGCGTTCGCCTTCGCCGAGTCCGGCCTGGGCCTCGGCGCCGTGATCCCCGGCGAGGTCGCGATCACGAGCCTCGCGGCGAAGACGGACGGACCGCTGGCGCTCGCGGTCCTGGGCGCAGCGGTCGCGCTCGGGGCGACGGCCGCGGACCACCTCGGACTCTTCATCGGACGGGCAGGCGGACCACGTCTGCGGGAGTCGCGGCTCATCGCCCGGGTCGGGGTCGAGCGCTGGGACCGCGCCGGTCGCCTCATGCAGCGCCATGGGTTCTGGGCCGTGCTGGCCAGCCGCCTGCTGCCCCTCGTGCGCACCGTCATGCCGGTCGTCGCGGGTGCGGCGCACCTGCGCTACCGCTGGTTCTTGCTGGCCTCCGTCCTCGGCGCGATCGCCTGGTCGAGCCTGTGGGTCGGCGCCGGCGCCGGCATCGCGGCAACCGGCGTCCTGGACGACCCCTGGCTCGTCGGTGGACTCGTCGCGGTGATCGTGGCGGGCCTGGTCATCCGTGCCCTCGTGCGCCGCCGGCGAGCTCGCACGGCACCCGAGCCGACCGGATCGGCTCCGATTTCGGCCACGGAGCCCGGCGAGATATTATGA
- a CDS encoding M15 family metallopeptidase, giving the protein MKIATSVSAGLVSAALTLSVMPPAGAAPSGDDSTTLQLSVPASTPAGADVTATAILQGAAGGIPDAPVTLFRGRPDDDVPDTQVAAASTDAEGVATLTADGDRSSAYSSYYARFDGDDTRAAAVSDAQRTQNEGVAASTTTTLEAAASTKLRRPITLTATVAGAGEPAAIGVVRFEQQSGSDWAKVADVTVTGAGTATTSVVITSARTVLRARYLGVGGYGESTSAPHAVSASRQTTTATLTAPSKVVDEQRAQLSAQVRTEFGALPGAKVSFQHYKDGRWTTFSQARTSSSGVAKASPRPRRTYWFRIKVASSTWQSGDTSAKVRVRNVPPGKVIKRLAGSPKPRSLPAQSRASGSGANAKVSKISAKTWKSMKGRSWRSGCPVGRSSLRVVKVNYWGFDGYRHRGEIVVHKAIGAKTARLFTDLYTNKVSIRAMYRVDRFGYSSRVRGANDYASMAADNTSAFNCRNVVGRPGVRSPHAYGRAIDINPFENPYLAAGDGWVPNAWWRTRAAGTYAWTKSSHLVPRIMKRNGFRWTYGLADGHHFDG; this is encoded by the coding sequence GTGAAGATCGCCACGAGTGTCTCGGCCGGCCTGGTGTCCGCCGCCCTCACCCTGTCCGTGATGCCCCCTGCCGGCGCGGCCCCGAGCGGTGACGACTCGACCACCCTGCAGCTGTCGGTCCCCGCGAGCACCCCCGCCGGTGCCGACGTGACGGCGACCGCGATCCTCCAGGGCGCGGCGGGCGGCATCCCGGACGCGCCCGTCACGCTGTTCCGGGGCCGGCCGGACGACGACGTCCCGGACACGCAGGTGGCCGCGGCAAGCACGGACGCCGAGGGCGTCGCGACCCTGACCGCGGACGGCGACCGGTCGAGCGCGTACTCGAGCTACTACGCGCGCTTCGACGGGGACGACACGCGCGCCGCAGCCGTCAGCGACGCGCAGCGTACGCAGAACGAGGGCGTCGCCGCGTCCACCACCACGACCCTTGAGGCCGCCGCCAGCACCAAGCTGCGCCGTCCGATCACCCTGACCGCGACCGTGGCCGGCGCGGGAGAGCCCGCAGCGATCGGCGTGGTCCGGTTCGAGCAGCAGTCCGGCAGCGACTGGGCCAAGGTCGCCGACGTGACCGTGACCGGAGCGGGCACCGCCACCACCAGCGTCGTCATCACGTCGGCCAGGACGGTCCTGCGGGCGCGCTACCTGGGCGTCGGGGGCTACGGCGAGTCCACCTCCGCGCCGCACGCGGTCAGCGCGTCCAGGCAGACGACCACGGCGACGCTCACGGCCCCGTCGAAGGTCGTGGACGAGCAGAGGGCCCAGCTGTCGGCCCAGGTGCGCACGGAGTTCGGCGCGCTGCCCGGCGCCAAGGTGTCGTTCCAGCACTACAAGGACGGCCGGTGGACCACCTTCTCGCAGGCCCGCACCAGCTCCTCGGGGGTCGCGAAGGCGTCCCCGCGGCCCCGCCGGACGTACTGGTTCCGCATCAAGGTCGCGTCCTCGACGTGGCAGAGCGGCGACACCTCGGCCAAGGTCCGGGTCCGCAACGTGCCGCCGGGCAAGGTCATCAAACGGCTCGCCGGATCGCCCAAGCCCAGGTCGCTGCCCGCCCAGTCCCGTGCGTCGGGATCGGGCGCGAACGCGAAGGTCTCGAAGATCAGTGCCAAGACCTGGAAGTCGATGAAGGGACGCTCGTGGCGCTCGGGCTGCCCGGTCGGCCGCAGCTCGCTGCGGGTGGTCAAGGTCAACTACTGGGGCTTCGACGGCTACCGGCACCGCGGCGAGATCGTCGTGCACAAGGCGATCGGCGCCAAGACCGCGCGGCTGTTCACCGATCTGTACACGAACAAGGTGTCCATCCGCGCGATGTATCGGGTGGACCGGTTCGGCTACTCGTCCCGGGTGCGTGGTGCGAACGACTACGCCTCGATGGCGGCGGACAACACCAGCGCGTTCAACTGCCGCAACGTCGTCGGCCGCCCCGGTGTGCGCTCCCCGCACGCATACGGTCGCGCGATCGACATCAACCCGTTCGAGAACCCCTACCTCGCAGCCGGCGACGGCTGGGTGCCCAACGCCTGGTGGCGCACCCGAGCCGCCGGCACGTACGCCTGGACCAAGAGCTCGCACCTGGTGCCGCGGATCATGAAGCGCAACGGGTTCCGGTGGACGTACGGGCTCGCCGACGGCCACCACTTCGACGGGTGA
- a CDS encoding acyl-CoA dehydrogenase family protein, with translation MTDADQATDMFVLSEEHQAIREAVRAVAEDKIAPFAADVDAQPRFPQEAADALLASDFHAPHVPEQYGGAGADALATVLVIEEVARVDVSASLIPAVNKLGSLPVQIGGNEEIKAKYLGKLARGEGGFSYCLSEPDAGSDAANQKTRAVRDGDDWVLNGVKRWITNAGVSEYYTVLAQTDPTKRTKGITAFVVEKSDPGVSFGAPEKKLGIKGSPTREVYLDNVRIPGDRIIGEVGEGFSIAMKTLDHTRVTIAAQAVGVAQGALDYALGYIQERQQFGHPISDFQGLQFMVADMGMKIEAARQLTYAAAGRSERGDKDLTFFGAAAKAFASDTAMQVTTDAVQLLGGYGFTADYPLERMMRDAKITQIYEGTNQVQRVVMARQLLAGVQSKL, from the coding sequence ATGACCGACGCCGACCAGGCAACTGACATGTTCGTGCTCTCCGAAGAGCACCAGGCGATCCGCGAGGCCGTCCGGGCCGTCGCCGAGGACAAGATCGCCCCCTTCGCCGCCGACGTGGACGCGCAGCCGCGCTTCCCTCAGGAGGCCGCCGACGCGCTCCTGGCGTCGGACTTCCACGCTCCCCACGTGCCTGAGCAGTACGGCGGCGCCGGTGCGGACGCCCTCGCGACCGTCCTGGTCATCGAGGAGGTCGCCCGTGTCGACGTGTCCGCCTCGCTGATCCCCGCAGTCAACAAGCTCGGTTCGCTACCGGTCCAGATCGGCGGCAACGAGGAGATCAAGGCCAAGTACCTCGGCAAGCTCGCGCGCGGCGAGGGCGGCTTCTCGTACTGCCTGTCCGAGCCGGACGCCGGCTCCGACGCCGCCAACCAGAAGACCCGCGCGGTCCGCGACGGCGACGACTGGGTGCTCAACGGCGTCAAGCGCTGGATCACCAACGCGGGCGTCTCGGAGTACTACACGGTGCTCGCCCAGACCGACCCGACCAAGCGCACCAAGGGCATCACCGCGTTCGTGGTCGAGAAGTCCGATCCCGGCGTCTCGTTCGGTGCCCCGGAGAAGAAGCTCGGCATCAAGGGCTCGCCGACGCGCGAGGTCTATCTCGACAACGTGCGCATCCCCGGCGACCGCATCATCGGCGAGGTGGGCGAGGGCTTCTCGATCGCGATGAAGACGCTCGACCACACCCGCGTGACGATCGCCGCCCAGGCCGTCGGCGTCGCGCAGGGCGCCCTGGACTACGCCCTTGGCTACATCCAGGAGCGTCAGCAGTTCGGCCACCCGATCAGCGACTTCCAGGGCCTGCAGTTCATGGTCGCCGACATGGGCATGAAGATCGAGGCCGCCCGCCAGCTCACGTACGCGGCCGCGGGTCGCTCCGAGCGCGGCGACAAGGACCTCACGTTCTTCGGCGCAGCCGCCAAGGCGTTCGCCTCCGACACCGCGATGCAGGTCACGACGGATGCCGTGCAGCTCCTCGGCGGCTACGGCTTCACCGCCGACTACCCGCTCGAGCGCATGATGCGCGATGCCAAGATCACCCAGATCTACGAGGGCACCAACCAGGTGCAGCGGGTCGTGATGGCGAGGCAGCTGCTCGCGGGGGTGCAGTCCAAGCTCTGA
- a CDS encoding NRAMP family divalent metal transporter has protein sequence MSGAPASVGSTVPRPGPLRRWRLRLLALMAVVGPGLLAGLSDDDPAGITTYSVLGTDYGYQLLWVLALSTLALIIFHGLAVRVGVVTGQGLLGLVRDRYGPRVGSMTLVLLLIANLGTTCAELAGVAAGLELFGVSRYIAVPVAAAGVSLLVLKGAFHRVEHVLIALAAVFVCYVVAGVVADPDWGAAAHGLVTVSMPVDRDAAVIVCATVGTTLAPWGLSFIQSYAVDKKLTVDDLPSERIDVVVGSVLTGVIGFFVVVTCAATLHPVGASISDASDAADALRPLVGKEAPVLFGAGLIGAAVLAAAILPLSTAYSVCEFMGREGALDDGFSGAPLFYSTYITIMGTAAALVLLPGVSLVPVLVLTQVLNLVLVLPLMVILYRLGRDPGVMGTYRVSERTRAVYLAAIVLVGLCVTALAVLLLPGR, from the coding sequence ATGAGCGGTGCCCCGGCGTCTGTGGGCAGCACGGTCCCCCGTCCCGGTCCGCTGCGGCGCTGGCGACTGCGGCTCCTGGCCCTCATGGCCGTGGTGGGCCCCGGGCTGCTGGCGGGACTGTCCGACGACGACCCGGCCGGCATCACGACGTACTCCGTCCTCGGGACCGACTACGGCTACCAGCTGTTGTGGGTCCTGGCCCTGTCGACCCTGGCGCTGATCATCTTCCACGGACTCGCCGTGCGGGTCGGTGTGGTCACCGGGCAGGGACTCCTCGGTCTGGTGCGGGACCGCTACGGCCCCCGCGTGGGCTCCATGACCCTCGTGCTGCTGCTCATCGCCAATCTCGGCACGACGTGCGCCGAGCTCGCCGGCGTGGCGGCCGGCCTGGAGCTGTTCGGTGTCAGTCGCTACATCGCGGTGCCCGTCGCTGCAGCCGGTGTGTCGCTGCTGGTCCTCAAGGGAGCGTTCCACCGGGTCGAGCACGTCCTGATCGCGTTGGCCGCGGTGTTCGTCTGCTATGTCGTGGCAGGCGTGGTGGCAGATCCGGACTGGGGGGCGGCGGCACACGGCCTGGTCACGGTCTCGATGCCCGTCGACCGGGACGCGGCAGTCATCGTGTGTGCGACCGTCGGCACCACATTGGCGCCCTGGGGGCTCAGCTTCATCCAGTCGTACGCGGTGGACAAGAAGCTGACGGTCGACGACCTGCCGTCCGAGCGCATCGACGTGGTCGTGGGCTCGGTCCTCACCGGTGTCATCGGCTTCTTCGTCGTGGTCACGTGCGCCGCGACCCTGCACCCCGTGGGCGCATCGATCAGCGACGCCTCGGACGCGGCCGACGCCCTCAGACCCCTGGTGGGCAAGGAGGCGCCCGTGCTGTTCGGCGCCGGGCTGATCGGCGCCGCGGTGCTCGCGGCGGCGATCCTGCCCCTGTCCACGGCGTACTCGGTGTGCGAGTTCATGGGAAGGGAGGGGGCGCTGGACGACGGCTTCTCCGGGGCTCCCCTGTTCTACAGCACCTACATCACCATCATGGGCACCGCGGCAGCGCTCGTGCTGCTTCCCGGCGTCTCGCTCGTTCCCGTCCTGGTGCTGACCCAGGTGCTCAACCTCGTCCTCGTCCTGCCGCTCATGGTGATCCTGTACCGCTTGGGCCGCGACCCCGGCGTCATGGGGACGTACAGGGTCTCGGAGCGGACCAGGGCCGTGTACCTCGCCGCGATCGTGCTGGTCGGTCTGTGCGTGACGGCGCTCGCGGTCCTCCTGCTCCCCGGGCGTTGA
- a CDS encoding amino acid permease yields the protein MSAPNTVDRVIAQGRQMGLTQSTALVIGSIIGVGVFSLPYSLSKFGPISLVAMGIASLTAIAFALLFAALSRRMPADGGLYAYSRTAFGNAVGFGNAWSYWIDACAGNAAIAVGWVYYVEHFINKDGTTGSSVLIALTCLWVPAVVNLTGVRNVGELQVVTTVLKFIPLLFLATVGLFFITPQNFSTWNTSGDSDVAAIGGAMAICLFTYLGVETAAVAAAKVRNPRRNIPRATVFGTLAAAVVYMLSLTAIFGILPAATLSLEENRDSYAVATNTILGGTWSGDLVAAAVIISGIGASNGWTMICAEMPRAAAEDGLFPAVFTRTNWRGAPFVGIVSSTLFASAAVLVSFWGADGSTVFTTLVLTTGITAAIPFGFSALAQIVWRVQDRRLGITAHFVRDVLVAVVAVAASIAFIYYSRNTGESGYVVWGPFLLAGIALLLGVPVYLAERSRMVPPDPVPPYDAP from the coding sequence GTGAGTGCGCCCAACACGGTTGACCGGGTGATCGCCCAGGGCCGCCAGATGGGCCTGACCCAGTCCACCGCCCTGGTCATCGGCAGCATCATCGGGGTCGGCGTCTTCAGCCTTCCCTACTCCTTGTCGAAATTCGGTCCCATCAGCCTCGTGGCCATGGGCATCGCCAGCCTGACCGCGATCGCCTTCGCCCTGCTGTTCGCCGCCCTGAGCCGGCGGATGCCTGCCGACGGAGGGCTGTACGCGTACTCGCGCACGGCTTTCGGCAATGCCGTCGGCTTCGGCAACGCGTGGTCGTACTGGATCGACGCGTGCGCCGGCAACGCCGCGATCGCCGTGGGCTGGGTCTACTACGTCGAGCACTTCATCAACAAGGACGGGACGACCGGCAGCAGCGTCCTCATCGCGCTCACCTGCCTCTGGGTCCCTGCCGTGGTCAACCTGACCGGGGTCCGCAACGTCGGCGAGCTCCAGGTCGTCACCACGGTCCTCAAGTTCATCCCCCTGCTCTTCCTGGCCACGGTCGGCCTGTTCTTCATCACGCCCCAGAACTTCTCGACCTGGAACACGAGCGGGGACTCCGACGTGGCCGCGATCGGCGGGGCGATGGCGATCTGCCTGTTCACCTACCTGGGGGTCGAGACGGCAGCCGTCGCGGCCGCGAAGGTGCGCAACCCCCGTCGCAACATCCCCCGCGCGACCGTCTTCGGGACGCTCGCGGCCGCCGTGGTCTACATGCTGTCCCTCACCGCGATCTTCGGCATCCTGCCGGCGGCCACCCTCTCGCTCGAGGAGAACCGCGACTCGTACGCCGTCGCGACCAACACCATCCTGGGCGGGACCTGGTCCGGCGACCTCGTGGCGGCCGCAGTCATCATCTCCGGCATCGGGGCCAGCAACGGGTGGACGATGATCTGCGCCGAGATGCCCCGCGCCGCGGCCGAGGACGGCCTCTTCCCCGCCGTGTTCACCCGGACCAACTGGCGCGGCGCACCCTTCGTGGGCATCGTGTCCTCGACCCTGTTCGCGTCTGCCGCCGTGCTCGTCAGCTTCTGGGGAGCGGACGGGTCCACGGTCTTCACGACGCTGGTGCTGACGACCGGCATCACCGCGGCCATCCCGTTCGGGTTCTCGGCCCTCGCGCAGATCGTCTGGCGCGTGCAGGACCGGCGCCTGGGCATCACCGCCCACTTCGTGCGGGACGTCCTGGTCGCCGTCGTCGCGGTCGCGGCGTCCATCGCGTTCATCTACTACTCACGCAACACCGGTGAGTCCGGGTACGTCGTGTGGGGTCCGTTCCTGCTGGCCGGCATCGCCCTCCTGCTCGGCGTGCCGGTCTATCTGGCCGAGCGCTCCCGCATGGTCCCGCCGGACCCGGTTCCCCCCTACGACGCGCCCTGA
- a CDS encoding universal stress protein has protein sequence MSGGPVVLGDDGTRGAAMDFALAEAGRRHALLKVVHCAPLPTDLGDLVASEAVHREVLSAGQELLDRTAQLIEQRRAQVDVEYVLSDLAPTQHLLEESGTAQLLVTGIDDIPWYDRLFGGAVASYLATHAECPLVTVPKHLDDGRRHEGVVVALDGTSDARPLLSFAFEVAQGWGTTLHAVRMVSVGAVPDVVESARANLSEVLAGWGESYPDVRVEQEVVVAEPSDACIAATRRAELVLVGRSGRHRIRRPTAAGLVRHATCPVAVVPLDPRPAAT, from the coding sequence ATGAGCGGTGGACCGGTGGTTCTCGGCGATGACGGCACCCGCGGAGCGGCGATGGACTTCGCTCTGGCGGAGGCGGGTCGGCGGCACGCACTGCTGAAGGTCGTGCACTGCGCGCCGCTGCCGACGGATCTCGGCGACCTCGTGGCCAGCGAGGCGGTCCACCGCGAGGTGCTGTCCGCGGGGCAGGAGCTGCTCGACAGGACCGCGCAGCTCATCGAGCAGCGCCGGGCCCAGGTCGACGTCGAGTACGTGCTGTCCGACCTCGCGCCGACCCAGCACCTGCTCGAGGAGTCAGGGACAGCGCAGCTCCTGGTCACGGGCATCGACGACATCCCGTGGTACGACCGACTGTTCGGCGGGGCCGTCGCCAGCTATCTCGCAACCCACGCGGAATGCCCGCTGGTCACCGTCCCCAAGCATCTCGACGACGGTCGGCGGCACGAGGGTGTCGTGGTCGCCCTCGACGGCACGTCGGATGCCCGGCCGCTGCTGTCCTTCGCCTTCGAGGTCGCACAGGGGTGGGGAACGACCCTGCACGCCGTGCGGATGGTGTCGGTCGGCGCCGTGCCCGACGTGGTCGAGAGCGCCCGCGCCAATCTCAGCGAGGTCCTCGCCGGGTGGGGCGAGAGCTACCCAGACGTGCGGGTCGAGCAGGAGGTCGTCGTCGCCGAGCCCAGCGACGCCTGCATCGCCGCGACCCGTCGTGCCGAGCTCGTCCTGGTGGGCCGGTCGGGCCGGCACCGGATCCGCCGGCCGACCGCGGCCGGCCTCGTGCGGCACGCCACGTGCCCGGTGGCCGTCGTGCCACTGGATCCGCGGCCGGCCGCGACGTGA
- a CDS encoding universal stress protein, translated as MSTPPPVSAGIGPDEAPGVLRYATLEAARRGATLRLVHAYTVPPATVGAMYGYDFPASFREAGQQLLDRSAAIVSHLEPDVRVEQVLVRGTPARTMEDESRLAQLVVVGGDTDKPLLMRLYEGRTASHLARNAHCPAVIVPADWSATPVGGDVLVLVDHQQPPDEATIDFAADHARRLRCEVIVVDIGPRARQVVHDAAATDESGLVVVGRDSHPGRSHLAHLLDAPTSCPIAVVPPSAPSVRRT; from the coding sequence ATGTCCACACCACCCCCGGTCTCAGCCGGTATCGGACCCGACGAGGCACCCGGAGTGCTGCGCTACGCCACTTTAGAAGCTGCACGGCGCGGGGCGACCCTGCGGCTGGTCCACGCCTACACCGTCCCTCCCGCCACAGTGGGCGCGATGTACGGCTACGACTTCCCGGCCAGCTTCCGGGAGGCCGGACAACAGCTGCTGGACAGGTCTGCGGCGATCGTGTCGCACCTGGAGCCCGACGTGCGCGTCGAGCAGGTGCTGGTCCGTGGCACCCCCGCCAGGACCATGGAGGACGAGAGCCGCCTCGCCCAGCTGGTCGTCGTCGGTGGCGACACCGACAAGCCGCTGCTCATGCGTCTGTACGAGGGGCGCACGGCGAGCCACCTGGCGCGGAACGCCCACTGTCCCGCCGTCATCGTGCCTGCGGACTGGTCGGCGACACCCGTCGGCGGGGATGTCCTGGTGCTGGTGGACCACCAGCAACCTCCGGACGAGGCGACCATCGACTTCGCGGCCGACCACGCCCGACGGCTCCGTTGCGAGGTCATCGTCGTCGACATCGGCCCTCGTGCACGCCAGGTGGTCCACGACGCCGCGGCGACCGACGAGTCGGGTCTGGTGGTCGTCGGCCGTGACTCCCACCCCGGCCGGAGCCACCTGGCTCACCTCCTCGACGCGCCGACCTCGTGCCCCATAGCAGTCGTCCCCCCCTCTGCTCCCTCCGTTCGCAGGACCTAG
- a CDS encoding phosphatase PAP2 family protein encodes MLAGLWVAYSVSRLLATDDLASARARAGDILHVESLLHLDIELWLSSTVGAVTQIAVPMSFWYATLHYVVTPAVLVLVFLRHRADYPRARNAIVIGSAIGLVCYVLLPTAPPRLMPGGQYLDVLAMTSTFGWWGGDASAPAGLGHLTNELAAMPSLHVGWTVWVAWAIWRHTGLVGRAIACLYVAGTTFVVIATGNHWVLDAVAGAAVVAVGIVLSGRIASRTRADDLASR; translated from the coding sequence GTGCTCGCCGGTCTCTGGGTCGCGTACAGCGTCAGCCGTCTCCTGGCCACCGACGACCTCGCTTCCGCACGTGCGCGAGCGGGCGACATCCTGCACGTCGAGAGCCTGCTCCACCTCGACATCGAGTTGTGGCTGAGCTCAACGGTGGGCGCCGTCACGCAGATCGCGGTGCCGATGTCGTTCTGGTACGCGACGCTGCACTACGTCGTGACACCGGCGGTCCTGGTCCTCGTGTTCCTGCGGCACCGCGCCGACTACCCGCGCGCCCGCAACGCGATCGTGATCGGCTCGGCCATCGGGCTGGTCTGCTACGTGCTGCTGCCGACGGCACCCCCGCGGCTCATGCCGGGCGGCCAGTATCTCGACGTCCTCGCGATGACCTCGACGTTCGGCTGGTGGGGCGGCGACGCGTCAGCCCCCGCCGGGCTCGGCCACCTCACCAACGAGCTGGCGGCCATGCCGTCGCTGCACGTGGGCTGGACCGTCTGGGTCGCCTGGGCGATCTGGCGTCACACGGGTCTCGTCGGGCGCGCGATCGCCTGCCTGTACGTGGCCGGGACAACCTTCGTCGTCATCGCGACCGGCAACCACTGGGTGCTCGACGCAGTCGCCGGGGCCGCGGTCGTGGCCGTCGGCATCGTCCTCTCCGGACGCATCGCGTCCCGCACTCGCGCTGACGACCTGGCCAGCAGATGA
- a CDS encoding universal stress protein: MSKPVTVGILDKQPNVLSYAIRAAATGDSVLRVVHAAGFPAQSADFYAGMEMLDDLRAAGQGVLDDARELVEHEAPDLTAEYVLTTETPLHALEHEAAGARMLVLGSDQVSWFDRLLRSRVSGHLALHAACPVVVVPTLPSAEDLGRRVVLALDGDASDEGPVRFALEQAAARRGPLNVVHALAAGVPPSEVGPLRAEVSEVLEDASAAYPDTPIFTSFSVGEVGHAIIHEAQHAGLVVVGRPSGPARMFSRPVATQVLREAHCAVAIVPPTYKGP, encoded by the coding sequence ATGTCCAAGCCTGTCACCGTCGGCATCCTCGACAAGCAGCCCAACGTGCTGTCCTACGCCATCCGCGCTGCCGCGACCGGGGACAGCGTCCTCCGCGTCGTCCACGCTGCTGGCTTCCCGGCCCAGTCCGCAGACTTCTACGCCGGGATGGAGATGCTGGACGATCTTCGCGCCGCCGGCCAGGGGGTGCTCGACGACGCCCGGGAGCTCGTCGAGCACGAGGCGCCCGACCTCACCGCCGAGTACGTCCTGACGACCGAGACCCCCCTCCACGCTCTCGAGCACGAGGCCGCCGGGGCGCGCATGCTGGTGCTCGGCTCGGACCAGGTGTCCTGGTTCGACCGGCTCCTGCGCAGCCGGGTCTCCGGACATCTGGCCCTTCACGCGGCATGCCCGGTCGTGGTGGTGCCCACGCTGCCGTCCGCAGAGGATCTCGGCCGACGGGTCGTCCTGGCGCTGGACGGTGACGCCTCGGACGAGGGCCCGGTGCGGTTCGCCCTCGAGCAGGCCGCAGCGCGCCGCGGGCCGCTCAACGTCGTCCATGCCCTTGCTGCGGGTGTACCCCCGAGCGAGGTCGGTCCGCTGCGCGCCGAGGTGAGCGAGGTGCTGGAGGACGCGAGCGCCGCCTACCCCGACACGCCGATCTTCACCTCGTTCTCCGTGGGAGAGGTCGGGCACGCGATCATTCACGAGGCCCAGCATGCCGGGCTCGTGGTCGTCGGCAGGCCCAGCGGCCCCGCCAGGATGTTCTCCCGTCCGGTGGCCACCCAGGTCCTGCGTGAGGCGCACTGCGCGGTTGCCATCGTCCCTCCCACCTACAAAGGCCCCTGA
- a CDS encoding 3-hydroxybutyryl-CoA dehydrogenase: protein MSGIDKVGVIGGGLMGSGITEVAARAGLDVVVIEISPEAAKAAAERVEGSLRKAESRGKIESAEVTAVLDRIRFETDLETLADRDLVVEAASEDEQIKLELFRTLGRVLTKDDAILASNTSSIPIVKLGAVSGRAHHVMGVHFFNPAPVMQLVELIPSLTTSAETLDRMRGWVTDTLGKQPIDATDRAGFVVNSLLVPYLLSAIRMYEAGYASAEDIDRGMVLGCGHPMGPLALSDLIGLDTIKAIGKSMYDEFKEPLYSPPPLLDRMVDAGLLGKKSGQGFYGYEGR, encoded by the coding sequence ATGAGCGGAATCGACAAGGTCGGAGTCATCGGCGGAGGGCTGATGGGCTCGGGCATCACCGAGGTCGCCGCTCGCGCGGGTCTTGACGTCGTGGTCATCGAGATCAGCCCCGAAGCGGCCAAGGCCGCCGCCGAGCGCGTCGAGGGCTCGCTGCGCAAGGCTGAGTCCCGGGGCAAGATCGAGTCCGCCGAGGTCACCGCGGTCCTGGACCGGATCCGGTTCGAGACCGACCTGGAGACGCTGGCCGACCGCGATCTCGTGGTGGAGGCCGCCAGCGAGGACGAGCAGATCAAGCTCGAGCTGTTCCGTACGCTCGGCCGGGTCCTGACCAAGGACGACGCGATCCTCGCCTCCAACACGTCCTCGATCCCGATCGTCAAGCTGGGCGCGGTCTCGGGCCGTGCGCACCACGTCATGGGCGTCCACTTCTTCAACCCCGCGCCGGTGATGCAGCTCGTCGAGCTCATCCCGTCGCTGACGACGTCCGCCGAGACGCTCGACCGCATGCGCGGCTGGGTCACCGACACCTTGGGCAAGCAGCCGATCGACGCGACCGACCGCGCCGGGTTCGTCGTCAACAGTCTTCTCGTCCCGTACCTGCTGTCCGCGATCCGGATGTACGAGGCGGGCTACGCCTCGGCCGAGGACATCGACCGCGGCATGGTGCTGGGCTGCGGCCACCCGATGGGCCCGCTCGCCCTGTCCGACCTGATCGGCCTGGACACCATCAAGGCGATCGGCAAGTCGATGTACGACGAGTTCAAGGAACCCCTCTACTCACCCCCGCCGTTGCTCGACCGCATGGTCGACGCCGGACTGCTCGGCAAGAAGTCCGGGCAGGGCTTCTACGGCTACGAAGGACGCTGA